In Ilumatobacter fluminis, the following proteins share a genomic window:
- the frr gene encoding ribosome recycling factor: MTEETLLDAMDKMDKAVEHVQTQFSTIRTGRAAPALVERLSVEYYGAPVPLQQLAAIQVPEARMLMVKPHDRNSLGAIEKAIRDSDLGVAPNNDGVVIRLNFPPLTEERRRDYVKVVKNMAEDGRIAVRNLRRDARKTLEGFQNDGEISEDELDRAEKELEKITHEHVDKIDAALGRKEAELLEV, from the coding sequence GTGACCGAAGAAACCCTGCTCGATGCCATGGACAAGATGGACAAGGCCGTCGAGCACGTCCAGACACAGTTCTCCACCATTCGCACCGGTCGAGCCGCTCCCGCACTGGTCGAGCGACTCAGCGTCGAGTACTACGGCGCCCCGGTGCCGCTGCAGCAGCTCGCTGCCATCCAGGTGCCCGAGGCCCGGATGCTGATGGTGAAGCCCCACGACCGCAACTCGCTCGGCGCCATCGAGAAGGCGATCCGCGACAGCGACCTCGGCGTGGCACCCAACAACGACGGTGTGGTGATCCGTCTCAACTTCCCCCCACTCACCGAAGAGCGTCGCCGCGACTACGTCAAGGTCGTCAAGAACATGGCCGAGGACGGACGCATCGCCGTTCGCAACCTGCGGCGCGACGCACGCAAGACGCTCGAGGGGTTCCAGAACGACGGCGAGATCTCCGAAGACGAGCTCGACCGTGCCGAGAAAGAACTCGAGAAGATCACCCACGAGCACGTCGACAAGATCGACGCCGCGCTCGGACGCAAGGAAGCAGAGCTGCTCGAGGTCTGA
- a CDS encoding DUF5684 domain-containing protein has translation MSLLASSSDSAGAGFIIVIYLALIVLGIVGFWKVFTKAGEEGWKSIIPFYNVYTLLKIVGRPGWWLILFFIPFVNFIIWIIVALDLAKSFGKGTGFGVGLIFLGFIFMLILGFGDARYVGPGGTPAQMGSPPPPPPMPGSTPPPPPPPSA, from the coding sequence ATGAGCCTGTTGGCATCATCGAGCGATTCCGCCGGCGCGGGGTTCATCATCGTCATCTATCTGGCGTTGATCGTCCTCGGCATCGTCGGATTCTGGAAGGTCTTCACGAAGGCCGGCGAAGAGGGATGGAAGTCGATCATCCCGTTCTACAACGTGTACACGTTGCTGAAGATCGTGGGTCGGCCCGGCTGGTGGCTGATCCTGTTCTTCATCCCGTTCGTCAACTTCATCATCTGGATCATCGTGGCGCTCGACCTCGCCAAGAGCTTCGGGAAGGGCACCGGCTTCGGCGTGGGCCTGATCTTCCTCGGCTTCATCTTCATGCTGATCCTCGGCTTCGGCGACGCTCGCTACGTCGGCCCGGGTGGCACCCCGGCCCAGATGGGCTCGCCCCCGCCGCCGCCACCGATGCCGGGTTCGACGCCGCCGCCGCCTCCGCCGCCGTCGGCCTGA
- the pyrH gene encoding UMP kinase: MFKPSGEALAGPSGKGLDGATLDHTADDIIELRQGLGVDVAVVVGGGNWWRGRTGSLEGMDATQSDHIGMLGTVMNALALQDALERKGQPTRVQSAIEMPRIAEAYIRRRAVRHLEKGRVVIFAAGTGNPFFTTDTAAALRAAEIEADALVKGTHSGVDGVYDADPRTNPDAKKYETVGYSEVISKELKVMDATAVTFCKENGIPIVVFDMSAPGALRQILTGGQVGTIVQ, encoded by the coding sequence GTGTTCAAGCCGTCCGGCGAGGCGCTCGCCGGACCATCCGGCAAGGGCCTCGACGGAGCGACGCTCGACCACACCGCCGATGACATCATCGAGCTCCGCCAGGGTCTCGGCGTCGACGTCGCGGTCGTGGTCGGTGGCGGCAACTGGTGGCGCGGCCGAACCGGATCGCTCGAGGGCATGGACGCCACCCAGTCCGATCACATCGGCATGCTCGGCACCGTGATGAACGCGCTGGCCCTCCAGGACGCGCTCGAGCGCAAGGGGCAGCCGACGCGGGTGCAGTCGGCGATCGAGATGCCCCGGATCGCCGAGGCGTACATTCGCCGTCGTGCGGTCCGCCACCTCGAGAAGGGCCGGGTCGTCATCTTCGCCGCCGGTACCGGCAACCCGTTCTTCACCACCGACACCGCCGCCGCGCTGCGCGCCGCCGAGATCGAAGCCGACGCGCTCGTCAAAGGCACCCACTCCGGCGTCGACGGCGTCTACGACGCCGACCCGCGCACGAACCCCGACGCGAAGAAGTACGAGACGGTCGGCTACTCCGAGGTCATCTCCAAAGAACTCAAGGTGATGGATGCCACCGCCGTGACGTTCTGCAAGGAGAACGGGATCCCGATCGTGGTGTTCGACATGTCGGCGCCGGGAGCACTCCGCCAGATCCTGACCGGTGGTCAGGTCGGCACCATCGTCCAGTAG
- the rpsB gene encoding 30S ribosomal protein S2, whose protein sequence is MAVISMRQMLEAGVHFGHQTRRWNPKMRRFIFGERNGIYIIDLEQTLTRVESAYGFVRDLVADGGTILFVGTKKQAQDPIQSFALKVGMPYVNERWLGGMLTNFETISKRVNKMLEYERMKASGEFDAMIKKEALMLDRELTKLQRNLGGLRDMKKAPDAIFVVDTKKEHIAVTEANKLGIPVVAVVDTNVDPDVVQYPIPGNDDAIRANSLLIETIAAAVEEGRYIASRRPKAAGEPEAAAKPERSPEEEAAFAQAQADARNAAARAQQEREARLAASKSKPADEPAAEAAPVDAADDQATATPQPDGSAPEAAAEAPAADEQA, encoded by the coding sequence ATGGCTGTCATCAGCATGCGCCAGATGCTCGAAGCGGGTGTCCACTTCGGTCACCAGACCCGTCGTTGGAACCCCAAGATGCGTCGCTTCATCTTCGGTGAGCGCAACGGCATCTACATCATCGACCTCGAGCAGACCCTGACCCGGGTCGAGTCGGCTTACGGCTTCGTCCGCGACCTCGTCGCCGACGGTGGCACGATCCTCTTCGTCGGCACCAAGAAGCAGGCCCAGGACCCGATCCAGAGCTTCGCCCTCAAGGTCGGCATGCCGTACGTCAACGAGCGCTGGCTCGGTGGCATGCTCACCAACTTCGAGACGATCTCGAAGCGCGTCAACAAGATGCTCGAGTACGAGCGCATGAAGGCCTCGGGTGAGTTCGACGCCATGATCAAGAAGGAAGCGCTGATGCTCGATCGTGAGCTCACCAAGCTCCAGCGCAACCTCGGCGGTCTCCGCGACATGAAGAAGGCGCCCGACGCGATCTTCGTCGTCGACACCAAGAAGGAGCACATCGCCGTCACCGAGGCGAACAAGCTCGGCATCCCCGTCGTCGCCGTCGTCGACACCAACGTCGACCCCGACGTCGTGCAGTACCCGATCCCGGGCAACGACGACGCCATTCGCGCCAACAGCCTCCTGATCGAGACGATCGCCGCCGCCGTCGAAGAGGGCCGCTACATCGCCTCGCGTCGCCCGAAGGCCGCCGGTGAGCCCGAGGCCGCCGCCAAGCCCGAGCGCAGCCCCGAGGAAGAGGCCGCCTTCGCCCAGGCGCAGGCCGACGCCCGCAACGCCGCGGCGCGTGCACAGCAGGAGCGCGAGGCCCGCCTCGCCGCCAGCAAGTCGAAGCCGGCCGATGAGCCCGCCGCCGAGGCCGCGCCGGTCGACGCCGCCGACGACCAGGCGACCGCGACGCCGCAGCCCGACGGCTCGGCTCCCGAAGCAGCTGCCGAGGCGCCCGCCGCCGACGAGCAGGCCTGA
- the dxr gene encoding 1-deoxy-D-xylulose-5-phosphate reductoisomerase: protein MTPVRVAIAGSSGSIGTQTLDVVRAEGADRYEVVALSVGASASTVIEQALEFRPQVVVVGDEAARAEVTAALADTSIEVSSDPTALIEPADVVINGVVGFAGLPVTIETLRAGKRLGLANKESLIAAGPVVQPLRATPGAELVPVDSEHCAIHQCLRSSVGFEHGHREVGRIVLTASGGPFRGRTLDELADVTRDQALAHPTWAMGPKITIDSSTLMNKGLEVIEAHELFGVDYDDIDVVVHPQSVVHSMVEFTDGSTIAQLSMPDMKLPIGYALGYPDRIGTPFGRIDWTTLSRLDFEPPDTTTFRCLGLAYEAGRVGGTAPAWLSAANEVAVDAFLENRLRWSEIADVAAAVLDTHDGAVPDTVGDVIDADAAARRRAEAAIGAMSRT, encoded by the coding sequence ATGACACCCGTCCGGGTGGCGATCGCCGGCTCGTCCGGCTCGATCGGAACGCAGACGCTCGACGTCGTGCGGGCCGAAGGTGCCGACCGTTACGAGGTCGTGGCGCTCAGCGTCGGCGCATCGGCGTCGACGGTGATCGAGCAGGCGCTCGAGTTCCGCCCGCAGGTCGTCGTGGTCGGCGATGAGGCCGCACGGGCCGAGGTGACTGCCGCACTGGCCGACACGTCGATCGAGGTGTCCTCCGACCCGACGGCACTCATCGAACCCGCCGACGTCGTCATCAACGGTGTGGTCGGGTTCGCCGGGCTCCCGGTCACCATCGAGACCCTGCGAGCCGGCAAACGACTCGGCCTCGCCAACAAGGAGAGCCTGATCGCCGCCGGACCGGTCGTGCAACCGCTCCGGGCGACGCCGGGTGCCGAGCTGGTGCCCGTCGACTCGGAGCACTGCGCGATCCACCAGTGCCTGCGTTCCTCGGTCGGCTTCGAGCACGGCCATCGCGAGGTCGGCCGGATCGTCCTCACCGCGAGCGGTGGGCCGTTCCGTGGTCGCACGCTCGACGAACTCGCCGACGTGACACGCGACCAGGCGCTCGCTCATCCCACGTGGGCGATGGGGCCGAAGATCACGATCGACTCGAGCACCCTCATGAACAAGGGTCTCGAGGTGATCGAGGCGCACGAGCTGTTCGGCGTCGACTACGACGACATCGACGTGGTGGTGCACCCGCAGTCGGTCGTCCACTCGATGGTCGAGTTCACCGACGGTTCCACCATCGCGCAACTGTCGATGCCCGACATGAAGCTGCCGATCGGGTACGCGCTCGGATATCCCGACCGGATCGGGACGCCGTTCGGCCGGATCGACTGGACGACGCTGTCCCGACTCGACTTCGAACCGCCCGACACGACGACCTTCCGGTGCCTCGGCCTCGCCTACGAGGCGGGACGCGTCGGAGGTACCGCGCCGGCGTGGTTGAGCGCCGCCAACGAGGTCGCGGTCGACGCATTCCTTGAGAACCGGCTGAGATGGTCGGAGATCGCCGACGTCGCCGCTGCGGTCCTCGACACCCATGACGGTGCCGTGCCGGATACCGTGGGCGACGTGATCGACGCCGACGCAGCGGCCCGACGGCGGGCCGAGGCGGCGATCGGAGCGATGTCTCGAACATGA
- the tsf gene encoding translation elongation factor Ts: MSFTAQDVKALRESTGAGMMDCKKALQENDGDMEAAKQFLREKGLAASAKRDDRDNNQGLVAIKVDGNVGAIVQLKSETDFVAGSDQFKDEADALVDLVMAKGADAIAERSAELEELKITLKEKIELGDVVQFAAADGNTIGHYEHVQGGRGVNGVLVEMSGASDELAHDVAVHIAFARPKYLTRDEVPADVVEAERATLEQITINEGKPEQAVPKIVEGRLNGFFKDICLLEQPYAKDDKQSVQQIIGDASIIRFHQTEIG; encoded by the coding sequence ATGTCATTCACCGCCCAAGACGTGAAGGCCCTGCGCGAGAGCACCGGCGCCGGCATGATGGACTGCAAGAAGGCCCTCCAGGAGAACGACGGCGACATGGAAGCCGCCAAGCAGTTCCTCCGTGAGAAGGGGCTCGCGGCGAGCGCCAAGCGCGACGACCGCGACAACAACCAGGGCCTCGTGGCGATCAAGGTCGACGGCAACGTCGGCGCGATCGTCCAGCTCAAGAGCGAGACCGACTTCGTCGCCGGCTCCGATCAGTTCAAGGACGAGGCCGATGCCCTCGTCGACCTGGTCATGGCCAAGGGCGCCGACGCGATCGCCGAGCGTTCCGCCGAGCTCGAAGAGCTGAAGATCACGCTCAAGGAGAAGATCGAGCTGGGCGACGTCGTCCAGTTCGCCGCCGCCGACGGCAACACCATCGGTCACTACGAGCACGTCCAGGGTGGCCGTGGCGTCAACGGTGTCCTGGTCGAGATGTCGGGTGCGTCCGACGAGCTCGCCCACGACGTCGCCGTCCACATCGCCTTCGCCCGTCCGAAGTACCTGACGCGCGACGAGGTCCCGGCCGACGTGGTCGAGGCCGAGCGTGCCACGCTCGAGCAGATCACGATCAACGAGGGCAAGCCCGAGCAGGCCGTGCCGAAGATCGTCGAGGGTCGCCTCAACGGCTTCTTCAAGGACATCTGCCTCCTCGAGCAGCCGTACGCCAAGGACGACAAGCAGAGCGTCCAGCAGATCATCGGCGACGCGTCGATCATCCGCTTCCACCAAACCGAAATCGGCTGA
- a CDS encoding FliA/WhiG family RNA polymerase sigma factor, with product MSIVPDDPDLAMHWTRWLNRKNNASRDHLIVHYSPLVKFVAGRVGAGLPNSVDPGDLVSSGVFGLIDAIDRFDPERGVKFETFAAPRIRGAIYDGLRQLDWVPRSVRSRAREVEKAISQLEHELGRSPTDEELAEKLRIGEEELARWLASIAATTIGPLDRAVAAGYEPESVDSAGMEHPVAAIEDQELRDVMRDEIKRLPEREKLVLSLYYDEGLTLAEIGQVLGVTESRVSQIHTKSVLHLRSRMTAAGVG from the coding sequence ATGAGCATCGTTCCCGACGACCCCGACTTGGCGATGCACTGGACGCGTTGGCTCAACCGCAAGAACAACGCGTCCCGCGACCACCTCATCGTCCACTACTCGCCGCTCGTGAAGTTCGTTGCCGGTCGTGTCGGTGCGGGTCTCCCCAACAGCGTCGACCCGGGCGACCTGGTGAGTTCCGGCGTGTTCGGGCTGATCGACGCAATCGACCGGTTCGACCCGGAACGAGGGGTGAAGTTCGAGACGTTCGCCGCCCCGCGCATTCGTGGCGCCATCTACGACGGCCTCCGTCAACTCGACTGGGTACCGCGTTCGGTCCGGAGCCGTGCCCGCGAGGTCGAGAAGGCGATTTCCCAGCTCGAACACGAACTGGGTCGTTCGCCCACCGACGAGGAGTTGGCCGAGAAGCTGCGCATCGGCGAGGAAGAGCTCGCCCGGTGGCTGGCCTCGATCGCCGCCACCACGATCGGGCCGCTCGACCGGGCCGTCGCCGCCGGGTACGAGCCCGAGTCGGTCGACTCGGCCGGCATGGAGCATCCCGTCGCCGCCATCGAAGACCAGGAGTTGCGCGACGTGATGCGCGACGAGATCAAGCGGCTCCCCGAGCGGGAGAAGCTCGTGTTGTCGCTGTATTACGACGAGGGCCTGACCCTTGCCGAGATCGGGCAGGTCCTCGGTGTCACCGAGAGCCGTGTCTCCCAGATCCACACCAAGTCGGTGCTGCACCTGCGTTCGCGCATGACGGCCGCCGGCGTCGGCTGA
- a CDS encoding phosphatidate cytidylyltransferase — MSDDQWRERRRDEDDFSEYGSLFDDAEPTQNMAELPADEPISFGDSDTGTLPHWTEPPTGEIPRFDATGGTEAAEHDEELDVWSSFSSDAPVWKDDTPLPDTPAADPSGEVTAQRRVTDARDTGRQPAVEPPVSGQNRRVTGESEAIAPEPSRITIGTDPSGMPRRPPDTGRRRRGGPPPAAARPSAGAPPSSGRDMPTAIAVGLVLAAAFVGALMWDTRAAAALIVLVLGLAAVEFYDKVAEKGYRPALVPGVLTCVAAPIASYWLGVGTLPLVLAFGFMATSASFVGARSVEAGPMPNASITTLGIIWIGLLGSFAILILRLSTRDFSALSSFEMGRAEHRGTDTLFLLALGVVANDVGALFIGSAAGRTPLRRWISPNKTVEGLVGGAFFTIMVLMFVGISDSSDTWSSTWDLFMLALVIAILAPMGDLVESMFKRNLDVKDFGTIVKGHGGVLDRFDGFLFVLPGVYYLTLVLEPWTEFVPS; from the coding sequence ATGAGTGACGACCAGTGGCGCGAGCGACGCCGCGACGAGGACGACTTCAGCGAGTACGGGTCACTGTTCGACGACGCCGAGCCGACCCAGAACATGGCCGAGCTGCCCGCTGACGAACCGATCTCGTTCGGCGACAGCGACACCGGGACGTTGCCGCACTGGACCGAGCCCCCGACGGGCGAGATCCCGCGTTTCGACGCGACGGGTGGCACCGAAGCAGCCGAACACGACGAGGAACTCGACGTGTGGTCGTCGTTCTCGTCCGACGCGCCGGTCTGGAAAGACGACACACCGCTGCCCGACACGCCGGCCGCCGATCCGTCCGGCGAGGTGACGGCGCAGCGTCGGGTCACCGACGCCCGCGACACCGGCCGTCAGCCGGCCGTCGAACCGCCCGTCTCCGGACAGAACCGCCGCGTGACGGGGGAGTCCGAGGCGATCGCTCCCGAGCCGAGCCGCATCACGATCGGCACCGACCCGTCGGGCATGCCGAGGCGCCCACCCGATACGGGGCGCCGACGTCGTGGCGGCCCACCGCCCGCTGCTGCTCGCCCGTCCGCAGGCGCGCCCCCGTCGTCGGGTCGCGACATGCCGACTGCGATCGCCGTCGGACTCGTCCTCGCCGCAGCGTTCGTCGGAGCGCTCATGTGGGACACGCGTGCTGCGGCAGCACTGATCGTGCTGGTGCTCGGTCTCGCCGCGGTCGAGTTCTACGACAAGGTTGCCGAGAAGGGGTACCGTCCGGCGCTGGTGCCGGGTGTGCTCACCTGTGTCGCCGCGCCGATCGCGTCGTACTGGCTCGGGGTCGGCACCCTGCCGCTGGTGCTGGCGTTCGGATTCATGGCCACCTCGGCGAGCTTCGTCGGAGCCCGCAGCGTCGAAGCCGGTCCGATGCCGAATGCGTCGATCACGACGCTCGGCATCATCTGGATCGGCCTGCTCGGTTCCTTCGCGATCCTCATCCTCCGACTCTCGACCCGCGACTTCAGCGCCCTGTCGTCGTTCGAGATGGGCCGCGCCGAGCACCGCGGGACCGACACCTTGTTCCTCCTCGCCCTCGGTGTCGTGGCCAACGACGTCGGTGCGCTGTTCATCGGATCGGCGGCCGGTCGGACGCCGCTGCGGCGTTGGATCAGCCCCAACAAGACGGTCGAGGGCCTCGTCGGAGGCGCCTTCTTCACGATCATGGTGCTCATGTTCGTCGGCATCTCCGACAGCAGCGACACCTGGTCGTCGACCTGGGACCTGTTCATGCTGGCCCTCGTCATCGCCATCCTCGCCCCGATGGGCGACCTGGTCGAGAGCATGTTCAAGCGCAACCTCGACGTGAAGGACTTCGGCACGATCGTCAAGGGCCACGGTGGTGTGCTCGACCGGTTCGACGGGTTCCTGTTCGTGTTGCCGGGCGTCTACTACCTGACGCTGGTGCTCGAGCCATGGACCGAGTTCGTCCCGTCCTGA
- a CDS encoding murein hydrolase activator EnvC family protein: MIRPHPNVRPAARLGAALVASCLLSGIVPASSVAAACWFAPVDAPISDPYRPPRCPWCAGNRGIEYATVPGTPVRAVASGTVTFAGTVVDRRYVVVEHADGRRATYGLLSSIGVSAGDRVTARSIVGTAGATTHFGLRDGDDYVDPTPEIGRLAYAVRLVPLDGSPGAPPGPARPRCETPEIRAFPGANHGRGR; the protein is encoded by the coding sequence GTGATCCGTCCCCACCCCAACGTCCGGCCGGCGGCGCGCCTCGGCGCCGCATTGGTCGCATCGTGCCTGCTCAGCGGCATCGTGCCCGCGTCGTCGGTCGCCGCCGCCTGCTGGTTCGCCCCGGTCGACGCCCCGATCTCCGATCCGTATCGTCCACCGCGCTGCCCATGGTGCGCCGGCAACCGGGGGATCGAGTACGCCACCGTGCCGGGAACACCCGTGCGAGCCGTGGCGAGTGGAACGGTGACCTTCGCCGGCACCGTCGTCGACCGGCGGTACGTCGTCGTCGAACACGCCGACGGTCGGCGCGCCACGTACGGCCTGTTGTCGTCGATCGGGGTGTCGGCGGGCGACCGGGTCACCGCCCGGTCCATCGTCGGGACGGCCGGGGCGACGACCCATTTCGGGCTCCGCGACGGTGACGACTACGTCGATCCGACACCCGAGATCGGGCGGCTCGCCTACGCGGTCCGACTCGTGCCGCTCGACGGGTCGCCAGGGGCGCCTCCCGGGCCCGCCCGACCCCGGTGCGAAACGCCCGAAATCCGGGCGTTTCCTGGCGCGAACCACGGCCGAGGCCGTTAG